The Candidatus Eremiobacterota bacterium DNA window CTGCCCCCGAACGCGGTCGTTGCGTTTTCGTACGGACAGGGGTGTCGATGTCGTCGCATGATTTTCGTCCGCCGCGGGCGGTTTTCGCTTTTCGTCGCGGCGCTTTCGCCGTGGCGGTCGCGTTCGTCGCGCTCGGGGTCGCCGTTGCCGGCTCGTCCGAATCTCGGCGGGCGGCCGCCCAAGCGCCGGCGGGACTTCCGGCGTTCCACGCCGCGCCGAGCTTCGGCTCGCCGCGCGGCGAGCCGAAGCCGTTCCTGCTGGCGCAGGCCGGCGGCGGCTGCAACCCCGGCCCGGAGCGCATCACCGGGGCGCACAACGTTGCGCTGAACCTGACGCTGCAGCGGAGCGACTCCACGATCAACAACCCGACCTCCGGCCGCAACGACAAGCTCACGCTTCGCAACTACGACGGCTGCCTCACCTCGCCGGTGATCACCGCCCGGCCCGGCGACACGGTGCGGATCACGCTGCACAACGCCCTCTCGAAGAATGATCCGAGCTGCGTTCCGCCGAGCATGCCGCCGTACTATCTGCCACCGGGCGTCGGGTGCTTCAACACGACGAACCTGCACACGCACGGCCTGCACGTCTCGCCGACGATCGGACCGTACGGCGCCGGCGACAACGTTCAGCTCACCATCGATCCGCAAGCGACGCAGCAGTACTCGATCGACATCCCGACCGATCATCCGGCGGGGACGTTCTGGTACCACGCCCACCAGCACGGCTCGACCGCGGTCGACGTCGCGAGCGCGCTCGCCGGTCCGCTGATCGTTCAAGGGACGCGCCGGTACCCGCAGCCGAACGCCGACGTCGACACGATCTTGCGCGGCGTCCCCGATACCGCTTTCGTGTTCCAGCAAATCGCGTACGGATGCTTCGCCGACGACGCGTACACGAAGCTGATCACCGATTCCGGGCTCGCGACGATTGCGCCGCCGAAACCGGCGGCACTGCTCGCCGCCGCGCCGCCGACGGCGACTCCGACGCCGCCGCCGGCCTCGGCGCACTGGCTATGCCCCGCGCCGAGTGGAACGTACCCGGTCGTGACGAGCGGCGTCGTCGAGAACTTCCAGCTGCAGCTTTTCTCGCCGACCATCTGGGACACGAACGGTCGCTTCACCAGCATCAACGGCGTGGTGCAGCCGTCGATCACGCTTCCCGCCGGGCAGATCCAGCGCTGGCGTTTCATCCACGCCGGGATCCACGACACGATCAACCTCCAGATCGTGAAGATGCGGCCGCTGGCGGCGAACGCCTTCGGCCTCGGCACGCTCACGAACGCTTCAATCGCGAGCGCGCTCGCCGGCAAGACGCGCCGCCAGCAAGCCCCGGTGGTGCGCCGGCTGTGCGACGTCGCGGTCGCGAATGAGCAGACGCTGCTCTCGCAGTTCGAGATCGCGGTCGACGGGTTGACGCGCACGCAGATCCGCGAGATCAACCCGCCCGGCGAGAAGCCGATCGAGACGCCGGCGCCGACCAGCTCGATGCCGCCCTCGCCGCCGCTGTTCCGTTCCAACTACCTGCAGCCGGGCTATCGCAGCGACGTCCTGGTCGTTTTTCCGCAGACGAACAGCTACTACTGCGTCCTCGATCAAACGGCGCCCGCCTCCGAACGCGTGAACACCGGTGGCGGCGGCGGCCAAGGGCCGTCCGATCCGCAACTTCTCGCCGTCGTGCACACGCAAGGGGGGACGAACGTCGGCGTAGGGCTGGCGAAGTACGTCTACAGGAGCTTGCAGAAAGCGAATCCGAACGTGCCCGGACTGAGCACCGGCGACCTCACGCCGTTCGCGCCCTTCAGCAAAGGGCTGCCGCTCCCGGCGAACCACGGCCAGCGCCGGGTGAACTTCTTCATCGGCGTCGTGCCGCCGAAGCCGCAGCTGGTCTTCACCGTCAACGGCAGATCGTACGCCCCGAACGTCGTGCCGAAAGAGTTCATCCTCAAGCTCGGCGCGACCGACGAGTGGAAGGTCGCCGTCCAGCCGCTCACCGGCGGCGAGCCGCACATCTTCCACATTCACATCAACCCGTTCGAGGTGATCGACGTGCGGAAGGCGGGCAAGAACGGAGGCCCCTCGGTCTCCATCTTCAACTCGGACGGAACGTGCAAGCCCGAGATCGTGGGCGGCGACGCGCAGAGCCTCGCCGAGCAGTACTGCGGGATGTACCACGTCTTCCGCGACACGCTCTTTATCGAGAACGGCTACGAGATCACGCTGCGCACGCGCTACGACCGCTACGTCGGCGAGTTCGTCCTGCACTGTCACATCCTCGATCATGAGGACGCCGGGATGATGACGAACGTGGAGATCGTTCGCGATCCGCACCATCCGCCGCCGCCCGAACGCGTCAAGATGCCGGCGATGCACATGACGCATCGCTGACCGCGAACGCAGACGATTCGACCCACC harbors:
- a CDS encoding multicopper oxidase domain-containing protein, whose product is MAVAFVALGVAVAGSSESRRAAAQAPAGLPAFHAAPSFGSPRGEPKPFLLAQAGGGCNPGPERITGAHNVALNLTLQRSDSTINNPTSGRNDKLTLRNYDGCLTSPVITARPGDTVRITLHNALSKNDPSCVPPSMPPYYLPPGVGCFNTTNLHTHGLHVSPTIGPYGAGDNVQLTIDPQATQQYSIDIPTDHPAGTFWYHAHQHGSTAVDVASALAGPLIVQGTRRYPQPNADVDTILRGVPDTAFVFQQIAYGCFADDAYTKLITDSGLATIAPPKPAALLAAAPPTATPTPPPASAHWLCPAPSGTYPVVTSGVVENFQLQLFSPTIWDTNGRFTSINGVVQPSITLPAGQIQRWRFIHAGIHDTINLQIVKMRPLAANAFGLGTLTNASIASALAGKTRRQQAPVVRRLCDVAVANEQTLLSQFEIAVDGLTRTQIREINPPGEKPIETPAPTSSMPPSPPLFRSNYLQPGYRSDVLVVFPQTNSYYCVLDQTAPASERVNTGGGGGQGPSDPQLLAVVHTQGGTNVGVGLAKYVYRSLQKANPNVPGLSTGDLTPFAPFSKGLPLPANHGQRRVNFFIGVVPPKPQLVFTVNGRSYAPNVVPKEFILKLGATDEWKVAVQPLTGGEPHIFHIHINPFEVIDVRKAGKNGGPSVSIFNSDGTCKPEIVGGDAQSLAEQYCGMYHVFRDTLFIENGYEITLRTRYDRYVGEFVLHCHILDHEDAGMMTNVEIVRDPHHPPPPERVKMPAMHMTHR